A single window of Candoia aspera isolate rCanAsp1 chromosome 3, rCanAsp1.hap2, whole genome shotgun sequence DNA harbors:
- the SARS1 gene encoding serine--tRNA ligase, cytoplasmic yields MVLDLDLFRADKGGDPELVRETQLKRFKDPALVDALVAADGAWRRCRFQADNLNKLKNLCSKTIGEKMKKKEPVGNSDQIPDNAQNLDELTVDILTSLQVSQIKNIRLLIHEAILKCDEERLKLEAERFENLREIGNLLHPSVPISNDEDADNKEERVWGDCTVRKKYSHVDLVVMVDGYEGEKGAVVAGSRGYFLKGPLVFLEQALIQYALQTLLIKGYTPVYTPFFMRKEVMQEVAQLSQFDEELYKVLGKGSEKSDDNTIDEKYLIATSEQPIAALHRDEWLKPEDLPIKYAGLSTCFRQEVGSHGRDTRGIFRVHQFEKIEQFVYASPHDNKSWEMFDEMISTAEEFYQSLGIPYHIVNIVSGSLNHAASKKLDLEAWFPGSGAFRELVSCSNCTDYQARRLRIRYGQTKKMMDKVEFVHMLNATMCATTRTICAILENCQTEEGIVIPDKLKDFMPPGLKEMIKFVKPAPIDQELSKKQKKQHEGGKKKSAGGDCALEGKMQSMDVNSP; encoded by the exons ATGGTGCTCGACTTGGACCTTTTCCGCGCCGACAAAGGCGGCGACCCCGAGCTGGTGCGAGAGACGCAGCTGAAGCGCTTCAAGGACCCGGCTCTCGTGGACGCGCTGGTGGCCGCCGACGGGGCCTGGCGGAGAT GCAGATTCCAGGCAGATAACCTGAACAAACTGAAGAACTTGTGCAGCAAAACCATAGGAGAAAAAATGAAG AAGAAAGAACCTGTGGGTAATAGTGACCAGATACCAGATAATGCACAAAACCTTGATGAACTCACTGTAGACATCTTAACA AGCCTTCAAGTAAGCCAAATCAAGAACATCCGTCTCCTGATTCATGAAGCAATCCTGAAATGTGATGAAGAACGCTTGAAACTGGAAGCAGAGCGCTTTGAAAACCTCCGAGAAATTGGAAATCTTCTTCACCCCTCTGTGCCAATCAGCAATGATGAG GATGCAGATAACAAAGAAGAGAGAGTATGGGGAGACTGTACTGTAAGGAAGAAGTACTCTCATGTGGACCTGGTTGTCATGGTGGATGGCTATGAGGGAGAAAAAGGAGCTGTTGTAGCTGGAAGCAGAGGCTACTTCCTTAAG GGACCATTGGTTTTTCTAGAGCAAGCCCTCATTCAGTATGCCCTGCAGACATTGCTTATCAAGGGATACACCCCTGTTTATACCCCCTTCTTCATGAGAAAAGAAGTGATGCAGGAAGTGGCCCAGCTAAGTCAGTTTGATGAAGAACTCTACAAG GTCCTGGGAAAAGGCAGTGAGAAGAGTGATGATAATACCATTGATGAAAAGTATCTGATTGCTACATCTGAACAGCCAATTGCAGCGTTGCACAGGGATGAATGGCTGAAGCCAGAAGATCTGCCCATCAAATACGCTGGGCTGTCTACTTGTTTCCGCCAGGAAGTTGGCTCTCATGGTCGTGATACCAGAGGCATTTTCCGGGTGCATCAGTTTGAAAAG ATTGAGCAGTTTGTCTACGCATCACCTCATGATAATAAATCTTGGGAGATGTTTGACGAGATGATTTCCACTGCTGAAGAGTTCTATCAGTCTCTGGGCATCCCTTATCACATTGTGAATATTGTCTCAG GTTCCTTAAATCATGCTGCCAGTAAGAAACTGGATCTGGAGGCATGGTTCCCAGGTTCTGGAGCTTTCCGTGAGCTTGTGTCTTGTTCAAACTGCACCGACTACCAGGCACGTCGGTTACGGATCCGCTATGGCCAGACCAAAAAGATGATGGATAAA GTGGAATTTGTACATATGCTTAATGCCACCATGTGTGCTACAACACGCACTATATGTGCTATCCTGGAGAATTGCCAGACAGAGGAAGGAATCGTTATACCAGACAAATTAAAGGACTTCATGCCACCAG GTCTGAAGGAAATGATAAAATTTGTGAAACCTGCACCTATCGACCAAGAACTTTCTAAGAAGCAAAAGAAGCAGCACGAAGGAGGCAAAAAGAAATCAGCTGGTGGAGACTGTGCTCTAGAAGGGAAGATGCAGAGCATGGACGTGAACAGTCCCTGA